The following are encoded together in the Desertifilum tharense IPPAS B-1220 genome:
- a CDS encoding PPC domain-containing protein: MPALLATVLFNAATAVAQPRIYNPKPLPPNNEITDTLSRDDIPTGQGGFARDYIVELNEGDQVVFDLTSEQFDTILTLLAADGSTIAENDDGPDGTTNSLLFARITQTGTYIVRVRAFGETRGGTFNLKMTRLRPVD, translated from the coding sequence ATCCCTGCCTTATTGGCAACGGTATTGTTCAATGCGGCGACTGCGGTTGCTCAACCGCGAATTTATAACCCCAAACCCTTACCCCCCAACAATGAGATTACCGATACCCTCTCGCGCGATGATATCCCCACCGGACAAGGAGGGTTTGCCAGAGACTATATCGTGGAACTCAACGAAGGCGATCAAGTTGTTTTCGATCTGACCTCCGAGCAATTTGATACCATCCTCACTCTGTTGGCGGCGGATGGCTCTACCATTGCAGAAAATGATGATGGCCCGGATGGGACAACCAATTCTCTCCTGTTCGCTCGCATTACCCAGACTGGCACGTATATCGTCCGGGTTCGAGCTTTTGGAGAAACGCGCGGGGGCACCTTTAACTTAAAAATGACGCGCCTGCGCCCCGTCGATTAG
- a CDS encoding TRAP transporter substrate-binding protein: MKRRKLLTYSAIAAGSAATLGACTAQSTQSGQNLEQPTVRWRMATSWPKSLDTIFGGAETICQRVSEMTYGRFTITPFAAGEIVPGLEVLDAVQQGTVECSHTASYYFVGKNPALGFGTTVPFGLTAQQQNSWLYHGNGLDALNKLYADFNVVSLPAGNTGTQMGGWFKRRIQSVSDLNGLKMRIPGLGGQVMSRLGVNVQVLPGGEIFLALERGAIDAAEWVGPYDDEKLGLNKAAQYYYYPGWWEPGATLEVQVNRSAWDKLPKEYQQVFKTATYEANMSMLAQYDAKNGEALKRLVDSGTQLAAYSPEIMQAAQKATFELYEESAAKDGTFREVYEQWKAFRQQVYGWDQINQLIFANFAIANGQQT; encoded by the coding sequence ATGAAACGTCGCAAACTTCTAACGTATAGCGCGATCGCGGCGGGAAGTGCTGCTACGCTAGGTGCGTGTACTGCACAGTCAACCCAAAGCGGACAAAACCTCGAACAACCCACAGTCCGCTGGCGGATGGCGACGAGTTGGCCCAAGTCTCTCGATACCATTTTTGGTGGGGCCGAAACCATTTGTCAGCGCGTCAGCGAGATGACTTACGGACGGTTTACCATCACCCCCTTTGCAGCCGGTGAAATTGTACCGGGGTTAGAAGTCCTCGATGCTGTCCAGCAGGGTACGGTTGAATGCAGCCATACAGCTAGTTACTATTTTGTCGGGAAAAATCCCGCTTTGGGGTTTGGGACGACGGTTCCCTTTGGTTTAACCGCTCAACAGCAAAACTCCTGGCTGTATCATGGCAATGGCTTAGACGCCCTGAATAAACTTTATGCTGATTTTAATGTGGTGAGTCTTCCGGCGGGAAATACCGGAACGCAGATGGGAGGCTGGTTTAAGCGCCGAATTCAATCGGTTTCTGACTTAAATGGCTTAAAGATGCGAATTCCTGGCTTAGGCGGACAAGTGATGAGTCGCTTAGGGGTGAATGTCCAAGTGCTTCCCGGTGGCGAAATCTTCTTAGCTTTGGAACGGGGGGCGATTGATGCGGCAGAATGGGTGGGGCCGTATGATGATGAAAAGCTGGGTTTAAATAAGGCGGCGCAATACTACTATTATCCCGGCTGGTGGGAACCCGGAGCGACCCTAGAAGTGCAAGTCAACCGCAGCGCTTGGGATAAACTCCCCAAGGAATACCAACAGGTGTTTAAGACGGCTACCTATGAGGCGAATATGAGTATGCTGGCCCAGTATGATGCTAAGAATGGGGAAGCCTTGAAGCGGTTGGTGGATAGTGGCACCCAGTTAGCAGCTTATTCGCCGGAAATTATGCAAGCCGCGCAAAAAGCCACGTTTGAATTATACGAGGAGAGTGCGGCTAAGGATGGCACCTTCCGGGAGGTGTACGAACAGTGGAAGGCGTTTCGCCAACAGGTGTACGGTTGGGATCAGATTAATCAGTTGATTTTTGCCAATTTTGCGATCGCGAACGGTCAGCAAACCTAA
- a CDS encoding pentapeptide repeat-containing protein, producing MGVQLVAGERFNLIQASPGLQKIAIALGWNVPSQYEMDVSAFMLGEEGKLPNDQYFVFYNNVRSPDGSLRHANGTSTGKILGDDETLYLNFAKLDPAIQEIVFIVTIHDAEERKQSFGDIKTAFIRLEDVDTGSELARYNLQEPLTQETALEFGRLYLKNGEWRFQAVGQGYSSGLQAFVDRYYPESSTLPHSQPTLTEDAQVIQQFLERVEQQQVSLQEASESANLSSASDNTEVEELSVKPQTPAITAEELLERYKAGERDFSNLNFREIKLSDFDLSNCNFSNANLEGAILNQVNLSASNLTRTNFSNAVFSKSIFYSSDLTESNLTNAKIEKARFERTNLTRSKLIKANLIDSYFHRTSKFDEADMSESNLTKACFVEATLSQVNLSHANLSQAKFLSANFETTNLKDTNLEGAICKNTRFPENFNPVNSKAFVLSPNAYLNNINLSGWHLPNINLTGSSLSKANLSQANLESADLTQADLSKANLSKATLYYVKFLQANLASANLSEARLHYANLTAVNLYTANLIQADLTGANLAAAYLVSANLKNAVLAGVNFGGADLSSVNLVGCSLTNLNLSGAILNGANLCGTNLSEANLSSANLTSTDLRGANLSKANLEKANLKGARLEGAILEGAKLTGAIMPDGTTHE from the coding sequence ATGGGAGTGCAACTGGTAGCAGGCGAACGGTTTAATCTCATTCAAGCGTCTCCAGGTTTACAGAAAATTGCGATCGCGCTAGGCTGGAATGTGCCGAGCCAGTACGAGATGGATGTCTCGGCGTTTATGTTGGGGGAAGAGGGCAAGCTCCCCAACGACCAGTATTTTGTGTTTTATAATAATGTGCGATCGCCCGATGGTTCCCTCCGACACGCCAATGGAACCAGCACCGGAAAAATTCTCGGCGATGATGAAACACTCTATCTCAATTTCGCCAAACTCGATCCAGCCATTCAAGAAATTGTCTTTATCGTCACCATCCACGACGCTGAGGAAAGAAAGCAAAGTTTCGGCGATATCAAAACTGCGTTTATTCGCCTAGAAGATGTCGATACAGGTAGCGAACTGGCACGTTACAATCTTCAGGAACCTTTAACCCAAGAAACGGCCTTAGAATTCGGTCGTCTCTATCTCAAAAACGGAGAATGGCGCTTTCAAGCTGTCGGACAAGGTTACAGTTCAGGTTTGCAAGCTTTTGTAGATCGATACTATCCTGAATCCTCAACTTTACCCCATTCTCAACCCACTTTAACCGAAGACGCCCAAGTCATTCAACAGTTTCTAGAGCGAGTTGAACAACAGCAAGTTTCACTTCAAGAAGCTTCTGAATCAGCTAATTTATCTTCTGCTAGCGATAACACAGAAGTAGAAGAATTATCTGTAAAGCCTCAGACACCCGCTATCACTGCTGAAGAGTTGTTAGAACGCTACAAAGCCGGAGAACGAGATTTTAGCAATCTGAATTTTAGAGAAATTAAGCTGTCAGATTTTGACTTGTCAAATTGCAACTTCAGCAATGCAAATTTAGAGGGAGCAATCTTAAATCAAGTAAACCTTTCAGCAAGTAATCTTACCAGGACAAACTTCAGTAATGCAGTATTTTCTAAAAGTATTTTTTATTCTAGTGATTTGACTGAATCAAACTTGACAAATGCAAAGATTGAAAAGGCAAGATTCGAGAGAACTAATCTAACTCGATCTAAATTGATCAAGGCAAATCTAATTGATTCTTATTTTCATCGAACTAGTAAATTTGATGAAGCAGATATGAGCGAATCAAATTTAACCAAGGCTTGCTTTGTTGAAGCTACGCTATCACAAGTTAATTTGAGTCATGCTAATTTAAGTCAAGCTAAATTTCTTAGTGCCAACTTTGAAACTACTAATTTAAAAGATACTAATCTAGAAGGAGCAATTTGCAAAAATACTAGATTTCCTGAGAATTTCAATCCAGTTAACAGCAAAGCTTTTGTCCTCTCTCCAAATGCTTACCTGAATAACATCAACCTATCAGGATGGCACCTTCCTAACATTAACCTTACAGGATCGAGCTTAAGTAAAGCAAACTTGAGTCAAGCCAACTTAGAAAGTGCTGATTTAACTCAAGCTGACTTGTCAAAAGCAAACTTAAGTAAAGCTACTCTTTACTATGTTAAATTCTTACAAGCTAACTTAGCCTCTGCTAACCTAAGTGAAGCGCGTTTGCATTACGCTAATTTAACCGCAGTAAATCTCTATACCGCTAACTTAATACAGGCTGATTTAACTGGTGCTAATTTAGCAGCAGCATATTTAGTATCTGCAAACTTGAAAAATGCCGTACTTGCTGGAGTAAACTTTGGGGGGGCAGATTTAAGTAGTGTGAACCTTGTAGGTTGCTCTCTTACTAATTTAAATTTAAGTGGGGCAATCTTAAATGGTGCTAATCTTTGTGGTACAAACCTATCTGAAGCCAACTTAAGTAGTGCTAACTTAACTTCAACAGATTTGCGGGGTGCAAATTTATCGAAAGCTAATTTAGAAAAGGCTAATTTAAAAGGAGCAAGATTAGAAGGCGCTATTTTAGAAGGTGCAAAGTTGACGGGTGCAATTATGCCGGATGGGACAACACATGAGTAG
- a CDS encoding Fic family protein, whose product MDKTLFTPDAPGQLREIIVQGTKDWAFIPDPLPEKWDMPDEIWRLLVEARQELARLDGGGRYIVGRYMPTYNLLLRPLQRREALRSSSLEGTYATPQQLLLFEIDPREPKSSSDPVNSWQEVSNYGRALELGLHLLEEIPISLRLLRRIHQELLSGVRGYDRDPGNFRRNQVHIGSDRRFVPVPPNELMICLDDLEKAIHKKIEIDPLIFCFMVHYQFETIHPFMDGNGRIGRLLLALMIYQCCELSRPWLYLSAFFDKYKDEYIDYLFKVSSTGNWKDWIAFCLRGTIAQSKDAIKRFDKLLGLRKEYMELLSKIGGNIRLNQLIDYLFESPVISIPELETMCKISYPTAKADIERLVKAGILVESEIQARPIIYFAADIVDIAFGDLPND is encoded by the coding sequence ATGGACAAAACCTTATTTACCCCTGACGCGCCAGGTCAGCTTAGGGAAATCATTGTACAGGGAACTAAGGATTGGGCATTTATTCCTGACCCTTTGCCAGAGAAATGGGATATGCCTGATGAAATTTGGCGCTTGCTGGTTGAAGCCCGCCAAGAATTGGCAAGGCTCGATGGTGGGGGTCGGTATATTGTGGGTCGGTATATGCCAACATACAATCTTTTACTGCGTCCTTTACAGCGAAGGGAAGCACTGCGATCGTCTAGTCTGGAAGGGACTTATGCAACGCCCCAGCAACTACTATTGTTTGAGATTGATCCAAGAGAACCAAAATCATCCAGCGATCCAGTAAATTCCTGGCAAGAAGTTTCCAACTATGGTAGAGCATTAGAACTGGGCTTACATTTGTTAGAAGAAATTCCTATTTCCTTGCGCTTATTGCGAAGAATTCACCAGGAACTTTTGAGCGGGGTACGAGGATATGACAGAGATCCAGGCAACTTCCGCCGCAATCAAGTTCATATTGGTTCCGATCGCCGATTTGTACCAGTGCCCCCTAATGAACTGATGATTTGCTTAGATGATTTAGAGAAAGCAATTCATAAAAAGATTGAAATTGACCCTTTGATTTTCTGCTTTATGGTTCATTACCAGTTTGAAACCATTCATCCTTTTATGGATGGGAACGGTAGAATTGGTAGGCTATTACTAGCATTAATGATTTATCAATGTTGCGAGTTAAGTCGTCCTTGGCTGTATCTGAGTGCTTTCTTTGACAAGTACAAAGATGAGTATATTGATTATCTGTTTAAAGTAAGTTCAACAGGAAATTGGAAAGATTGGATTGCTTTTTGTTTGAGAGGTACGATCGCCCAATCAAAAGATGCTATTAAGCGTTTTGATAAACTTTTGGGTTTACGGAAAGAGTATATGGAACTACTTTCTAAAATTGGTGGCAACATTCGACTTAACCAGCTTATCGATTATCTGTTTGAGTCTCCAGTGATTAGTATTCCCGAACTAGAAACTATGTGTAAAATTTCCTATCCTACAGCCAAGGCTGATATAGAACGTTTAGTAAAAGCAGGAATTTTGGTTGAATCTGAGATCCAAGCTCGTCCTATAATATACTTTGCTGCGGATATTGTAGATATTGCTTTTGGTGACTTACCTAATGATTAA
- the argC gene encoding N-acetyl-gamma-glutamyl-phosphate reductase, with protein sequence MGDTQGRVPVGIIGASGYGGVQLVRLLMDHPQIEIAYLGGDSSAGKSFSDLYPHLGHRVNLTIEPIDLDAIASRCQVVFLSLPNGLAYNMAPKLLEKGCKVLDLSADYRFSNLETYKAWYGGDRNDRDVADTAVYGLPELYRDRIATANLVGCPGCYPTASLLALSPLLKQGLIVPETAIVDAKSGTSGGGRAAKTHLLLAEADNSFAAYGVARHRHTPEIEQVCSDLAGHEVMVQFTPHLVPMVRGILATVYANLRDPGLVREDLITIYTAFYRTSPWVKILPGSTYPQTKWACGTNLCYVGIEVDPRTDRVIVMSAIDNLVKGQAGQAIQCLNLMMGWDETLGLPQLSFYP encoded by the coding sequence ATGGGCGACACACAAGGACGAGTTCCAGTTGGGATTATTGGCGCATCAGGTTATGGCGGCGTACAACTCGTCCGACTCCTGATGGATCATCCTCAGATTGAAATTGCCTATCTGGGAGGGGATAGTAGTGCCGGAAAATCTTTTAGCGATCTGTATCCGCATTTGGGTCATCGCGTCAATTTAACCATTGAACCCATCGATCTCGATGCGATCGCCTCTCGCTGTCAGGTGGTGTTTCTCTCTCTCCCCAACGGGTTAGCCTATAATATGGCCCCCAAACTTCTAGAAAAGGGTTGCAAGGTTCTAGACTTATCCGCCGATTACCGCTTTAGTAACTTAGAGACTTATAAGGCGTGGTACGGAGGCGATCGCAACGATCGAGATGTGGCGGATACTGCCGTTTATGGCTTGCCCGAACTGTATCGCGATCGGATTGCCACAGCCAACCTCGTCGGCTGTCCGGGTTGCTACCCGACCGCGAGTCTTCTGGCCCTTTCCCCGCTACTCAAGCAGGGGTTAATCGTTCCAGAAACCGCCATTGTCGATGCCAAATCCGGCACCTCTGGAGGCGGACGCGCCGCCAAAACCCATTTACTTCTCGCCGAAGCCGATAACTCTTTCGCCGCCTACGGGGTCGCCCGTCACCGCCATACGCCCGAAATTGAACAGGTCTGTAGCGACCTTGCCGGACATGAGGTGATGGTTCAGTTCACCCCCCACCTGGTTCCGATGGTCCGGGGAATTCTCGCCACCGTCTACGCCAACTTGCGCGATCCAGGGCTAGTGCGCGAGGATCTGATTACCATCTACACCGCCTTCTATCGCACGTCCCCTTGGGTGAAAATTCTCCCCGGTAGTACCTATCCCCAAACGAAATGGGCCTGTGGAACCAATCTCTGCTATGTCGGGATTGAGGTCGATCCGCGTACGGATCGCGTGATTGTGATGTCAGCGATTGATAACCTCGTTAAAGGCCAGGCCGGACAAGCCATTCAATGCTTAAACCTGATGATGGGTTGGGATGAAACCCTCGGTTTACCGCAACTGAGTTTCTATCCGTAA
- a CDS encoding CoA-binding protein has protein sequence MSVSDRTLCQILLDTQTIAVVGHSDKPTRVSYQIAQFLRQVGYRVIPVNPQIREIEGETCYASLREIPERVDLVNVFRRSEFLAEIVEEAIAINAATVWAQLGIQDEAAAQTARNAGINTIMNACIKIEYQRLGVQKR, from the coding sequence ATGTCTGTAAGCGATCGCACTTTATGCCAAATTCTGCTGGATACGCAAACAATTGCGGTGGTGGGACATTCGGATAAACCCACTAGGGTTAGCTACCAGATTGCCCAGTTTTTGCGCCAAGTGGGTTATCGGGTGATTCCCGTCAATCCCCAAATTCGCGAGATTGAGGGGGAAACCTGTTATGCGTCTTTGCGGGAGATTCCAGAGAGGGTAGATTTGGTGAATGTGTTTCGCCGCAGCGAATTTTTAGCGGAGATTGTAGAAGAGGCGATCGCAATCAACGCCGCTACCGTTTGGGCGCAGTTAGGCATCCAAGATGAAGCCGCCGCCCAAACCGCCCGCAATGCCGGAATCAACACCATTATGAATGCTTGCATTAAAATCGAGTATCAGCGCCTAGGGGTGCAGAAACGTTAG
- the ribBA gene encoding bifunctional 3,4-dihydroxy-2-butanone-4-phosphate synthase/GTP cyclohydrolase II produces MTTDGLFNSIDEALADLKAGRVIVVVDDENRENEGDLICAAQFATPDTINFMAVEARGLICLALTGDRLDELDLPLMVSNNTDSNQTAFTVSIDASPQVGVSTGISAEDRAKTIQVAINPATRPTDLRRPGHIFPLRSRAGGVLKRAGHTEAAVDLACLAGLYPGGVICEIQNPDGSMARLPQLLEYAKHHNLKIISIADLISYRLQHERFVRRETVANLPSQFGHFQIYAYRNLLDNSDHIAIVKGDPAEFKDQVVMVRVHSECLTGDALGSLRCDCRMQLQAAMKMIEHAGHGVVVYLRQEGRGIGLINKLKAYSLQDMGLDTVEANEKLGFPADLRNYGVGAQILNDLGVKKICLITNNPRKIAGLKGYGLEMVDRVPLLIEATDYNAVYLATKAEKLGHLLLQTYLLTVAIRWQDENLGVTERYNRLEKLRHLVRMQDLVLQEEARPVAIALFSRPAIIIHLGLDQPQAASGDWYQHPEHPYLSAIASILDELASWPQVQRLEFLVSSGLDPLTGLQVQLDRQTFPLSQQPSSIVGSLETQTIYSFHRD; encoded by the coding sequence ATGACGACGGATGGATTGTTTAATTCAATTGATGAAGCCCTGGCTGATTTAAAAGCCGGACGGGTGATTGTGGTGGTCGATGATGAGAACCGCGAAAATGAAGGGGATCTCATCTGCGCCGCCCAGTTTGCAACGCCCGATACGATTAACTTTATGGCGGTGGAAGCGCGGGGTTTAATTTGCTTGGCCTTAACGGGCGATCGCCTGGATGAATTAGACTTACCGTTGATGGTGAGCAATAACACCGATAGCAACCAAACAGCGTTTACGGTGAGTATTGACGCTTCGCCGCAAGTGGGCGTCAGTACGGGGATTTCGGCTGAGGATCGGGCAAAAACGATTCAGGTGGCGATTAACCCGGCGACGCGACCCACCGATTTACGGCGTCCTGGGCATATTTTCCCGTTGCGATCGCGTGCAGGGGGCGTCCTCAAGCGGGCCGGCCATACGGAAGCGGCGGTAGACCTCGCCTGTTTAGCTGGATTGTATCCGGGTGGGGTGATTTGCGAGATTCAAAACCCCGATGGATCGATGGCGCGTTTACCACAACTGTTGGAATATGCCAAACATCACAATCTGAAGATTATTAGTATTGCCGATTTAATTAGCTACCGCCTGCAACACGAACGGTTTGTGCGTCGGGAGACGGTCGCTAATTTGCCCTCCCAGTTCGGTCATTTTCAGATTTACGCCTACCGCAATCTGTTGGATAACTCGGATCACATTGCCATTGTCAAAGGCGATCCAGCCGAATTTAAAGACCAGGTGGTGATGGTACGCGTCCATTCGGAATGCTTGACGGGGGATGCGTTAGGTTCTTTGCGCTGCGACTGTCGGATGCAACTCCAGGCGGCGATGAAGATGATCGAACACGCGGGCCACGGGGTAGTGGTCTATCTGCGCCAAGAGGGACGGGGTATCGGTTTAATTAATAAGCTGAAAGCCTATTCTTTGCAAGATATGGGCTTGGATACGGTGGAAGCCAATGAAAAGTTAGGGTTTCCTGCCGATTTACGCAACTATGGGGTAGGGGCGCAAATTCTCAATGATTTAGGCGTCAAAAAGATTTGTCTGATTACCAATAATCCGCGTAAAATTGCGGGTTTGAAGGGTTACGGCTTGGAAATGGTCGATCGGGTACCGCTGTTAATTGAGGCGACGGATTATAATGCGGTGTATTTGGCGACGAAAGCCGAAAAACTCGGTCATCTCCTCTTACAAACCTATTTACTGACGGTGGCGATTCGCTGGCAAGATGAGAATTTGGGGGTGACGGAGCGTTACAATCGCTTGGAGAAGTTGCGCCATCTGGTGCGGATGCAGGATTTGGTGCTACAAGAAGAAGCAAGACCTGTGGCGATCGCGCTGTTTAGTCGTCCTGCGATTATCATCCATTTAGGCTTAGACCAACCCCAGGCGGCTTCTGGGGACTGGTATCAGCATCCGGAACATCCCTACCTGAGTGCGATCGCTTCTATCCTAGATGAACTTGCTTCTTGGCCCCAAGTTCAGCGCCTAGAATTCCTCGTTTCTTCTGGCCTCGATCCGCTAACGGGTTTACAGGTACAACTCGATCGTCAAACCTTTCCTCTGTCTCAGCAACCCTCTTCTATTGTCGGTAGCCTAGAAACTCAAACGATCTACAGTTTTCACCGCGACTAA
- a CDS encoding ATP-binding protein: MCVRILVVEDEVIVGMDIKNSLKKLGYKVIGVVPTGEQAIEKAKTESPDLILMDIMLQGSIDGIQAAEEITKHLNLPIVFLTAHTDKNTLQRAKDIYPFGYIVKPFQEKDLYTTLEIALARCKAETEIRKALAKEKELSELKSRFVSMVSHEFRTPMSTILFSSDLLKMYQDQWTIEKKTTHINRIQTSIKRMIEMLDNVLLIGQVESQNMRIENSPLDLKSFCQELIEDIQVADRYQHPILLDLQEACNFVEVDSKILRYILENLLSNAVKYSPENSEVYLGVRCQDCQICLQVKDAGIGIPLSDRQRLFESFYRATNVGTITGTGLGLAIVKRSVELYGGQIEVQSELGEGTSFTVVLPLS; the protein is encoded by the coding sequence ATGTGCGTTAGGATATTAGTCGTCGAAGATGAAGTAATTGTAGGAATGGACATCAAAAATAGCCTCAAAAAGTTAGGCTATAAAGTGATTGGAGTGGTTCCTACCGGAGAACAAGCCATTGAAAAAGCAAAAACTGAAAGTCCAGACTTGATTTTAATGGACATCATGCTTCAAGGTTCTATTGATGGCATTCAAGCAGCCGAAGAAATTACCAAGCACTTAAATCTACCCATTGTCTTCCTAACGGCTCATACAGATAAGAATACGCTGCAAAGAGCTAAAGATATTTATCCCTTTGGTTATATTGTAAAACCGTTTCAAGAAAAGGATTTATATACGACCCTTGAAATTGCCTTAGCACGCTGTAAAGCAGAAACAGAAATTCGCAAGGCACTCGCGAAAGAAAAAGAACTTAGCGAGCTAAAATCGCGCTTTGTATCAATGGTTTCCCATGAATTTAGAACGCCCATGTCTACCATTTTGTTCTCTTCCGATCTGCTTAAAATGTATCAAGACCAGTGGACAATTGAGAAAAAGACAACCCACATTAATCGCATTCAAACCTCTATTAAACGCATGATTGAAATGTTGGACAATGTGCTATTAATTGGTCAGGTGGAATCGCAAAATATGCGAATTGAGAATAGTCCGCTAGATTTGAAGAGTTTTTGTCAAGAGTTAATTGAAGATATTCAAGTTGCCGACCGCTATCAGCACCCCATTCTCCTTGATTTACAAGAAGCGTGTAATTTCGTTGAGGTAGATTCTAAAATTTTGCGCTATATTCTAGAAAATTTGCTTTCTAATGCCGTCAAGTATTCTCCTGAAAACAGCGAGGTTTACTTAGGGGTTCGCTGTCAAGATTGCCAAATCTGCTTGCAAGTTAAGGATGCAGGAATTGGTATTCCTTTAAGCGATCGCCAACGCTTGTTTGAGTCTTTTTATCGCGCCACCAATGTCGGTACCATTACCGGAACGGGTTTAGGACTGGCAATTGTTAAGCGTTCGGTAGAGTTATACGGAGGTCAAATTGAGGTGCAAAGCGAGTTGGGAGAAGGGACGAGCTTTACGGTTGTTCTTCCTCTCAGTTAG
- a CDS encoding response regulator, with translation MIDSAKLKILVIEDEELVRENLLEILEVNKFEAIAAINGQEGLQKAQENLPDLIICDIMMPDLDGYTVLTELQKDPLTEMIPFIFLTAKTERDDQRLAMELGADDYITKPCTVTELLSAIAIRLKKHAAYTQHHQQAHSKARGLQQRVRELQQISHSQEDLLHKISQELRDPLSNITMAIQMLKLAPTPQARQRYLTILQQECDREIAIINQLSNLQDFLNPENLKLLQRLNSTPPQ, from the coding sequence ATGATCGACTCTGCCAAGCTTAAAATTCTAGTGATTGAAGACGAAGAACTGGTACGAGAAAATCTGTTAGAAATCCTAGAGGTTAACAAGTTTGAAGCAATTGCGGCCATCAACGGTCAAGAAGGACTGCAAAAAGCCCAGGAAAATTTACCAGACTTAATCATTTGTGACATTATGATGCCCGATCTCGATGGCTATACCGTCTTGACTGAATTACAAAAAGATCCGCTGACTGAAATGATTCCCTTTATTTTCCTAACGGCGAAAACCGAACGCGACGATCAGCGTTTAGCAATGGAATTGGGGGCGGATGATTATATTACAAAACCCTGTACGGTGACAGAACTGCTGAGTGCGATCGCCATCCGCCTCAAAAAACACGCCGCCTACACCCAACATCACCAACAAGCACACAGTAAAGCCAGAGGCTTGCAGCAAAGAGTGCGAGAACTCCAACAAATTAGTCACAGCCAGGAAGACCTATTGCACAAAATTTCCCAAGAGTTACGCGATCCCTTATCGAACATCACAATGGCGATCCAAATGCTGAAATTAGCGCCTACCCCCCAAGCTCGCCAGCGCTATTTAACCATTTTGCAACAAGAGTGCGATCGCGAAATTGCCATTATCAACCAACTGTCGAATCTGCAAGATTTTCTCAACCCAGAAAATCTCAAACTATTGCAGCGCTTAAATTCAACTCCGCCTCAATAA
- a CDS encoding response regulator: protein MQKILVIEDEFEIRENITELLHAQNFQVIAVENGIKGITAAQTHIPDLIICDISMPELDGYRVLEALRHEPITASIPFIFLTAFVEKSNTRKGMELGADDYLTKPCTPAELLSAIAARLAKQATRDRQQSEKLEELRQSIILSLPHELRTPLNGILASSELLLMHFDQPEDADTREMIELINISGKRLYRLIQNFLLYAELELIAASPEQIKALQAHSTPCAEALVTEKAVYQAQQVHRQPDLELELEDAYLQISPTRLMKIVDELVDNAFKFSVPGTPVKVACQVSQGIFTLSVSDKGRGMKPEQLMQIGAHMQFDRKLYEQQGSGLGLAIAKRLAELHGGSLSIESVPAEQTTVTVKLPLAPE from the coding sequence ATGCAAAAAATTTTAGTCATCGAAGACGAATTTGAAATCCGCGAAAATATTACAGAACTGCTCCACGCCCAAAATTTTCAAGTCATCGCTGTGGAAAACGGGATTAAAGGCATTACCGCCGCTCAAACCCATATCCCCGACTTAATTATTTGCGATATTTCCATGCCAGAGTTAGATGGCTATCGCGTTTTAGAAGCCTTGCGACACGAACCCATAACGGCGAGCATTCCCTTTATTTTCCTAACGGCTTTTGTAGAGAAAAGTAACACTCGTAAGGGGATGGAACTGGGTGCAGACGATTATTTAACCAAGCCTTGCACGCCAGCGGAACTGCTGAGTGCGATCGCCGCTCGTCTCGCAAAACAAGCTACCCGCGATCGCCAGCAATCGGAAAAACTCGAAGAACTGCGACAAAGCATCATTCTCTCTCTTCCCCACGAGTTAAGAACGCCCCTCAATGGCATCTTAGCCTCTTCAGAGCTGCTGTTAATGCACTTTGACCAGCCAGAAGATGCAGATACTCGCGAAATGATCGAACTGATCAATATCTCTGGAAAGCGCCTCTATCGGCTGATTCAGAACTTTCTGCTCTATGCCGAATTAGAACTGATTGCAGCCTCTCCCGAACAAATCAAGGCGCTACAGGCTCATTCTACCCCTTGTGCTGAGGCTCTCGTCACCGAGAAAGCCGTTTACCAAGCCCAACAGGTACACCGCCAACCCGACTTAGAGTTAGAACTCGAAGACGCCTATCTTCAGATTTCTCCCACCCGCTTGATGAAAATCGTCGATGAGTTAGTGGATAATGCCTTTAAATTCTCAGTTCCCGGAACGCCTGTGAAAGTCGCGTGTCAAGTCAGCCAGGGGATATTCACCTTGTCAGTCAGCGACAAAGGACGCGGCATGAAACCCGAACAACTGATGCAAATTGGCGCTCACATGCAGTTCGATCGCAAACTCTACGAACAGCAAGGATCGGGATTGGGGTTAGCCATTGCCAAGCGCCTCGCCGAACTCCACGGTGGCAGTCTATCGATTGAGAGCGTACCCGCAGAGCAAACCACCGTTACAGTTAAGCTCCCTTTGGCTCCTGAGTAA